Below is a window of Trichosurus vulpecula isolate mTriVul1 chromosome 4, mTriVul1.pri, whole genome shotgun sequence DNA.
GCACTTTGGAGTGAACGAGGCCGATGTGAGTCTGAAGCTTGTGCATGACCGCCTTCACGTCCTAGACAAGGGAGACACCGGTAAGTGTTGCATAGACTCACTGCCACCAGGGCATCAGCCAACGTTCAGATGCTCCCCCAGAGGAGGGTCATGTTCTCACCTGAAGGCCAGTCCCAGAGATATCCAGGCAGTTCAGTTTTCTAAAAGAGAAGAGGTAGCCAATTCCTGCGTCAGTGATCTCCGGATTACCTAGAAAGTGAaccacagaacaaaataaaactttggGCCAAATGCTAATTACGAGTCCAAGAAGTACGTGAGCATACAACTAGtaagcaaacacttattaagcacctactggtgCCAGGCATAAGAAGGGCCACAAAGagcccctcctctcaaggagatCATGGTCTCTCGGGGCTGACGAAATGAACCTAACTAGGTGCCCAGGCGTCGGTCAGGAAAAACTGGAGATCCTGACGATCGTTAAGCTCCTCCTTCAGGCCCTGGCCCCTTCCTCACTGGCCCATTTGCTGTTCCTCGCACCCAGCACTCCCCGGTCCCTGGGATGTTCCCCATCCCCTTCACTTCCCCCAGAAATCTCTAGTTTCCTGAAAGGCTAGGCTCAGATCCTGTCTttttcaggaggcctttcctggttcccagaGACTCAAACCTCCCTCTCTGAGATGGGAGATGGACTGTGGCCCATctcttctgtcttcccttttagaCTATGTGCCCCTTGAGGGGAATGGCTCCCCAGGATTTGCATAGGCTGGGCATAAATGAATGCTGATTGGCCAACGCGTCTACTCTGGAATCgtgggaaaagagagaattctTCGCACACCTTTGCCAGCCTCTTTGGCACCCATTCAATCCCAATGATAGAATCATGAACATCGGATGGGAAACAAGTCGGGGCTGGTGGGGGCAGTGGCACCAGGAGGCCTGAGTCCCAGCTGCGACCCCTCTGGAAGCCTCAGCCTCGTCATCCGCAGTACGGGATTACTGATGCCTGCGCAGTGTACACACAGAGGTGTTGTAAGGCGGGAGCTCTGCAGGTCTAGCACAGACGGCCACACTCACCCACAGCCAGGGGATGCCTCAGCTGGGACTTAATCCAGGTTTCACAGGGTCTTAATGCCTACTGGTCCCATGGCTGGGCACGATGTGCCCAGGCAGGAAGGTCAGGTGCCAACAGGTCCAACACCCACCAAAACAGTCGCTGCTGGCCCAGCCCTGGGGGCCGGGAAGGTTTTCTTTCTGCCTGTCTCCTGAGTGGCCTCATCATCCTATGGATACATTCAGCACCCAAAGATGCTGCCAAAAACCAAGTAGAAGCCCCTGATGGCCAAGTGATGACTGGTATGTGAGCAAGATGAGAGTGTGAAGGCGAATTCAGGGAATCCTGGAATTACCTGTCTGAACAGAGGCAGGGTAAAGTAGGCAGAACCCAGAGGACAATATACACAGTGAGCAGATAAATGAAAATTCAGAGAACAAGGACTGGCCAGAAGGGAGCCTGAATGGAGGAAGACAGCTGACCCCCACAATCCTACTCTAGCAAGAAGCCAAACTGAGGTCGCAGCAAGGGCCAGTGGCCAGAAGCCCCCAGGCAGTGGGGAAGAAGGGCTCCCAGAAAAGCCAAGGCTGACACACATCATTCTCAAGGTCTTCACGGCAGGCTGCTCCAGGCGGGCATACCCTTTGCAGGGCACGCCCACGCGGTCACAGGTGTCCAGTCCCCTGTCCGGAGGTGCCACACAGGGCCTCAAGGTCGactgctctgagcctcagagATGCAGCAACAAAGTCTGGAGAGAAGAATAAACCTAAGAAGATCCTGACCCTTCTCGGCAATGAATGGAAGTTCTAAACAAACTTTCGAAAACAAAGCCGAGAAAATTCTGAATTGACTGAAATTCAGCATGGTGTCTGCAATATCTGCATGTATGGGATCTCAGCACCATCGTTCACTATCGAGtttatttcttattaaaatatgCAGTTTTTGGACAACAAAGAGTACATAATTTACTCAGAGTTGGGGGATGGGGTGCTGGTCGAGGTTACCAAACAGTAAACACACATTTTCGGCACTGTTCACCTCctaaaaggagacccaaaaggaaaagcCCGGAATGTCACTACCACGTTGCCAGAGCTTCCACGCTGAAGAATAAATACCCTAACAACCAGAACTAGAGTCCAAGTACCAGGAACCAGGGTCAGGGTCATATAAGCCTTGTCAGCTTCTATGGTGAACAGGAGGTGATCTTGGAATAGAATCTCTTCCAAAAGGCAACAGATGGAGGCTTATGACCAAGGAAGACTTTGCCTGCAAAGCTGAGCATACTTCTACAGGGGAAAAATGGGCCTTGCACAAAacagaagacttccaagcattcctgatgaaaagaccagagctgagctGGAATCGTGAAATGCAAAagcaagagaaacctagaaaagcACATTCAATGGACCAACTGGAAGGAGCAGTGAGATGATGAAGGACCGACATCCTAAAGGGGGGAGAAGAAACAGGTGTCActtcagaaccttaatgtcttcaaaggaaCCTAACAGaattaaacaagaaaaacagGGGACTGAAGGGTAGATGGGATGTGTTGTAAGGGTTCTAAGAGGGGTAAGAAAAGGAAGGGTGAAGGGAAGCATCCAtggtggagaaaggaggaaggggggacTTGCACCAACACTGAATGGGTGGGTGGGCCACAAGTGGGCCACAGCCAAGGGGAGGTGGAAAACCTCCACCTCAGCCTCACTTAGAAATGCAGAATGAGGGATACAAGATGAATTAGCAAACAGCAGGGATGGGGGTAGGGTCAAGAAGAAGGCCAATGTGTGGGCAGAGattagtcacaagcaaaacaaactttctcATCCTTGAGGAGGAAGCAGAAGACAAAAAGATCTGGAACCTAAGGGAATGTTCCTCCACCGGGTAATGGAATGAAATGTTACTGGGCTGGCAGAAAGCCCTGGAGCCTGTGCCAGGGACCTCTGCTGTGGAGCCAGGGGGACCCTCCCTACAAACTACATGAGGGATGGAGGAACTCCGGCACAGCACGGATGTGCTTGGCTCAGCCCGGCTTCTGTTACTGGGATCCTTTCTGTATTTAATTAGGGTAGCAGTAGTAGTGACAGtgagaggaaggcaggaaggaaagatggaaggaaggaaagaagagaggaaggaagagagagaaagaacgaATGAGGCGGGGTGGGGGATGCACTGAAACATCTAACAAGGCTGTGAGAAGGAAGCTCAGACGGAGCAGGGCAGCTCTGAATGTAACACAGAGGAGAAGAGATTGACACGTCACCCACACAACCCTTTACACGTTCTACTTTGCCCCCATAAATGCTCTTTTCTGGTGAggcttaagttcaaaataaaaacatcCTAATGGGTTAGTTaaaagatgagagaagggagCCCAGCCCGCATTGCTGTACCAGCCAAATCCCAGAGAGTGGACAATGTACACATGTCCAACCCGGGTACTTCTCTGGACTCAGGCCGGCACCCACGCACTTACAAACTTACAGGACAAGTCAAGTAAGGCCAGGTTTTCCAGTCCTCTTCTCATCACCCGAACAGGAGCCGTCATTCTCCGGACCCCAGCATCAGAGAGGCAATTGTCCTTCAGGCGGAGCTGGGTCACACTGTGGGGGTGAGGCCACAGAAACCAGAATTGACTGGGAGGCTCCACATAGACCTCCAGCTGCGCTCCACAGGGCTGCCCGACCTGCCTCCCTTGAGGGGCCCCAGCATTGGCTCATTGGGGCTGCCCCGACTCACCTCCCaactcccacctcccacctccctcaaGCGGCCCCAGCATGGGCAACACAGGTGTCTGTGCCCAGCCCTCTCGGACTTCCGGCATTCTACTCTGCACACGTATGCGTTGGTTTCACTCCATAATGTCTTTGTACCTAACTACCTATCACGGCGCCCAGCACATGGCAGGCACAGAATACCAaactgactttttaaaagtaagaTTCTCAGAAGTGATTTGTTTGGTTATTTATAACTGTTCAAACAAGGTAAAAAGTGATGCCACCTCCCCTATTTCTTGAGCCACATGAGCCCTGGAAGGCTCTGCTAGCCTAACGTGAGGGGCTCTGAGCCTGGGTCCAGGCCCAAGGATGGACAAGCTGTTCCCAGCTCCGAGATCAGGACAGCTGAGTTTGGCAAGGCCCCATGCCACACTGGCTGCAAGGTTATCAATTTTTTCCCAAAGAACTCAAAGATACTTTGCCAAAGGGGTGAACGGGAACCTGTGCCTGTAGCAGAAAGACCAGCTCCCCAAAGTATCTGTGTGTTCTGCAAGAAAAGCTGAACAGCTCTGCAGCTATGAAATGGACAGGAAGAATCAGGACCCAGAGCATCATTCTCTGCGCCCTCAGAAAGGATCGCTCCAACGACCAGCTCGGCGTGAGCAGCTAGGTAACCTAAGGCAGATCCAATTCATGTTCTTGCATTTAGTAGCAGGGGCGGAAGAGAATGGACACAGTCCAGAGAGGTTGTCAGAAAGTACCCAGTCCTCAATAAATGCCATGGGACAATGGgaagagccctgggttcaaattctgcctctgctacctgtgtgaccctaggcctcagtctcctccattGGCTCCTGAGGTCCCCTTCACCTCTGGTGGAGAAGCCTGGGAAAGACTCACTGGACTCTGGGACTTCGGTGTGGCATAGCTGGGGGTGGAGTGGCTGATAGGCCCTACCTGGACAGGGCCTCGTTGGTGAGATGCTCCAGGAGCTCGTGCTCATCCCCAAGCTTACAGCAAGAAAGATCCAAGCAGGTCAGCTCCCGGAAAGACTTGATCTCTTCaagcttttctgaaatcaccaGGTACCTGCCAAGCAGGGAGTAGTCAGTGCACCTTTCCTTAGTTCCTTCTGAAGTGTGAACCCTCTGTGCCCCAGCAGATGCCAGGCCCAAGAGGTAGGTGATTAACAGGCCTCACTGCCTGTTGTAAAGCCCCCAGCCATGGAGGTACAGAGCCTGCCCTTGGCCCTTCACCCCCACAATCCCCTGAACATGTTTCGCCTGTGGTGAGCTAGGTGGTGAAGGAGAAATTAGGGGCTGAGACAAGGCAATGCTGTCAACATTACTGAGCAGCGGCAGCTCTCCTGTGGAGAAGGCCAGGTGAGACGCCTCAGCCTCAGATGTCAAAAAGGCACCACCTCCATCCAGTGCTGGTGGTTACACATGAGGCcaacaagaaaaaatgaagagggtTCAGGTACGTGGAGGAAAAGCCTTCCTTTGCCAGCCACACCCTCTGCTGTCTAGGGACATCATCCCTGAAAAGGTGATGTGCGAGGACCAGCAGGATAGTGTTGAGGGTTTAGGCCCCTCTCACCTGGAGCCCTCTTCTGCTGCCTGTAGGACACAGCATGGCAAGGAGGTGGGACCCAGGGCTAGCTTCTTCCCTGCCCCAAACCAAGGTAAGGTGTGCTCTGCGCAGGGGCAGATAGCTCAGGGCCTGGAAGTCCCTCTTAAATGCTGAATCAGAGATGGCGGACAACAAGCTCAGCTGGGCACACAAACGAACCTTATTAGGCCAGGCATATTTTAATTGCACTGTAAGTAAAGCTGCTGTTTTCTACCTTCCAATCACAGAGTTAATGGGGATTTGGGGAATTACTTGGCAATCAAAGAAAACATGTAGCCTCTGAGAAATTAATCAAGAGATGTTTGTACTTCTGTTGGTAGAGGGCATGAGAGTGGGCTAACATGATTACGGGATATAGCAAAGTCAAGGTCAGGAACCCAGCCAGCGAGGAAAGGAAGCCCACTAGGAACTCCTGATGGCTCCCCACGAGAGGCCCAAAGAGACATCTGGGGCTGTAGAGGAGCAGATGACTGGGCAGGCCAGAGCAGCTCAGCCTCCTTCACTGGACAGCAAGCCTGGGCCACGCTGCCTCCTACACTACAAAGACCCCCTTCCCCCTTCAGTTTGGGATTTTCATGATATCGCCCCAGGCCAGAAGCACCCCAATATAGCCCCTCCTTAGAGAGCAGGGGTCAACCTCTCCTTACAGAGATAGCTGTTgaggtccttctcagctctagCTTGAGAAACCTACATTCCTAAGTCATTCTCTCCCCCCAGGGCCTCAGTCTCACCTGTAAAACGCGGGGCTGAACTAGGAAAGCAGACCTATCCAAGAAGCGAGTCTAGCCTGTGCTCCCGTGACGGGGATCTGATCTAGTCTTTATAGTTTTCGGACCCCCCACTCACCTGTTTCGAAGACagagtgagcagagcaccagacGCCCGTAGGCCTCCGTGAACTTCTGCAGGGCGCGCAGTCCCGCGCCGGGCTCTGTGAACTTGTGCCTGGCTTCCGCAGCAGAGAAGAGCTTCTCGGCGATCTGTTCAGGGAAGCCGATGAGGGAGTCGATGTGGTCAACGTTATCAGAGATGAAGCCCAGCACGAGGCTGAAGAGGGACTTGGCAGAGTAGCGGAGGTTCCCTTCCCTGGTGTAGGTGAAGATGAAGTGGTCTGTCTTCTCCTTCCTGGCTGCATCATCTTCCCTGTTCATGCACAGCTCCACGGAGAAACCTTTGGGAAACAACCTCAAAGGCCTTGGCTCCCGCAAGCTCCTCGTGACACCATCGAGGGCTAGGCTTACCATGTGGAGGCGGCCATTTTCCCTGACATAGATAGGAGGACCTGGGTCCGGGCAACTTCGTGATCTGAGGTAGCAAGACATTCCCCTGGCTGCACCTACAAAAAACAAGACCCAAAGGGAAGAGGCTGGACCCAAGGGAGAAGGCTAGACCCAAGGGAGGAGGCTGGTCCTAAGGGAGGAGGCTGGTCCCAAAAGAGGAGACTAGACCCAAGGGAAGAGACTGGACCCAAAGGAGGAGACTAGACCCAAGGGAAGAGGCTGGTCCCAAGAGATGAGGCTTGTCCCAAGGGAGGAGGCTGGTCCCAAAAGAGAAGACTAGACCCAAGGGAAGAGGCTGGTCCCAAGAGAGGAGGCTGATcccaggggaggagagaagaatgagACAATCATTAAACAGACACTCATTAAGCTccaactctgtgccaggccctgttctAGGTACCAGGAGAAGTACAGAGAAGGCCTGCCCTGGAGAAATAAAAGAGACACAATCAAGTAGCACTCATTACATCCCTAACATGTGCCAGGTAATGGGGATAAGAAGATGAAAACGAAAGAGATGATTATCTCCTACAGGGAGATGATGCACTAACACGCAgatggttcagtcatttcagtcgtgtctgactcttcatgaccccttctggggttgtcttggcagagatactggagtggtttgccattcccttctctagctcctttgacagataaggaagttgaagcacacagggttcagtgacttgtccagggtcacacagctggtaaatgtttgaggccacatttgaactcaggaagatgagtcttcctgactccaggcctggagctctgtgcactgtgtcaccacctggctgccccaacaCTATATAAACACTATGTTGATAGAACCTGGCGGTTCAGAATATGAAAAATGTCCAAAAGGAACATATGTTGAAAAGGCCTCTGAGGAAAAAACCAAAGCAACTGTCAGCCTGGGATGTGGCTCTGCCGCTGTCcgccaggtgaccctgggcaaactcttggtgcctcagtttcacATAAAAGGAGGGAGTCAGACTTGGGCCGGGTCTGGCCTTGGCAGCCCCTCCCAGTTTGAAATCCTATAGCTTTACAGTTTTAGCAACATCAGAAAGAGAAGTCATCTCTCAAGCCAAAACCATGGCTCCTGGATGGAGTCCAGCCTGGTTCCCATGCAAGACTGGACAAGACTCTACGTGGAGCCAAGAACCATTCTGAAGACTGAAAACCCTAAGGTTTTGTGAATAGATAAAACCCTACTTTTTTCTCCAAAGAGTCTGTCCTGGCTGCTTCTGCTAAAACAGTGTGGGGATGGGCCCTGAAAATCATAGCAAGCAGTAAGAACCCAGGCCCCAAAGAGCCAAGATCCCTTCAGCAAAGATGGATCCCTGCTGCCCACGGGAGCTAGAGACAGTCACATTTCTGCCACAAACAGGTGTGTGCATGAAAGGTGctcctgggggtgggaggagggaggcagcCTGGGGCAGCTTCCTAGCAGCAGCCTCTCCTGTCCTGGTCAAGGTACTCCTGTAAGGAGGGAGCTGCAGCTGCCCCTCGAGTCTGAGAGCTTGATCCTAAGGGGGGGTAGAGGGATCACAAGGGAGATGGACAGTTTAGTTCAgtccaagcatttattaacaaaCTGTATATAAGGTACCGGGAGCGGTTCTAGGGATATAAGGCTGCAAACGACCCAGTCCCTGTCTTCCAGGAGACCTCACTATCTCTCTCCCAGGAGAAGGCAATGTAATCCACACCAAAtgactcctcttcctctccagtcTGATACCTCTCCTTCTTCCACATACATACTCTATGACCCAGGGACTCCAGCCTTCTCGCTGCTCAACACCACCTCCCAACCAGGGCCTCTGcagagcttagcacagcgcctggcacacagcaggcacccAACAAATGTCTGTTGATTCATCGACTGTCCCCCATTGCTCTAATGTTCTCCTGCTTACCTCTGCCTCCTGTCTCCCTTAAAGACCCAACCCAAagcctaccttctgcaggagtcttcccctccctccagatGGCCTCCCATCTACCCCATATAAATCTCGTGTCCACACCTCTGTTGCCTGCTATCtcgaccccacccccaccccaaatgtgagctcctagagggtaAGAGCTGTGTTTGCCTTTCTCATATCCCCAGGCCTTGGCACAAGGTCAGCACCTgctaactgacctagaaaattaAGAACGACACCAGGCACAGTGTGGTGGGGACAAAAGGAAGCTTTCAGTTTTGGAGGATTCCTGGAGGAGGAAAACAAGAGGCAGCCCCCGAAGTGATGGCCAAAACAGCCCTGGGCTGGGTTCCAGCATCAACTCAGCAGCACCTGGGCTCTCTGGCCCTCTTAAGTGTCCCAGGAGGGTGGGAGCCTCATGCCCCTCCCCACCTGATCCCCACCTCCCAAGGGAGtgtaggtacacacacacacacacacacacacacacacacacacacacacgcacacgcacacgcacacgcacacgcacgcgaACACGAGAGCGCATACCAGGGGGTGGGGCTCAGGAGGAGGCCACCATGGGGACAGTGGGTAATATAAAGGAATGTTAAGAAGCCATGGGACATGGCCCaaggagtgctgggcctgcagtgcAATCACCGTGGCTAGCAGACCAGGCCCTGGGCTCTTTGGGGTGAGCACTGCAGAGTCTAATTCCAATCAGCAGGGGGCACTAATGGCCCAGagagccaagaactggaaacccTGGAAGCGACTCAAAAGCTTGAAGGGGTTCATAGAGTCCCActctcccactttacagatgagaaagggaAGTCCAATGTGGCTCAGCGATTTGCCCCAGGCCACCTAGGCGCTAaggagcagagctaggatttgaacccaggttctctaatcTAACACCCTGCTGATAGGGTCCTTAAAAATCCCCCATGCAAATCTGGAGGCTCAATGGTTTACCCAAGATGACTCGGGCTGAGCGAAGCTGGGTGGCACCTAAACCAtggcctccaaatccagtgctcttctgCCTGCTCCATGCCCAGAAAGTCACCAAATGGTAACGGGCAGCACTGGCTTCTCTGGCTGCCCACTGCCCTGGACTCCTGTGGCTCACATGGGCCTGGCCGGCTAGGCAAGCTGCCAATCCCCTGGCAAACCCTCTACATCagtagaaaaaaaagaccaactcttcctttcttcttacccCAGCCCCCAAGTGCACggccttttttaaagaaaataactatTTCAGATTGCCTTTCACACTGTATTTcaattggtctcctttgtaatgccatgtatttattttgtgcattggAAACTGATACTCTGAGAAGGGTCCACAGGTCTGCCCAGCCCACCTGTCtgttctaggataaaatacagatgaCTCAGCAGAAGGCGGCCAGTCTTCACACGCTCTCCTCTCCTGGCAGCGGCCCGACTCACCCTCCAGGTGCTCTGCAAGCCCAACCTTCCATCCCCCAACAGGACTGTGCTTCTTGTCCCATGCCCTGCCTGAATCACACTCCTTCCTATCTCTGCTTTCAAGTCCATTGACAAGCACtgactaagcacctactatgtgctgggcactatgccaATCTccggggatacagagaaaggcaaaacccagtccctgctctcaaggagctcccagtctgatgGGGGGAGACCACATGCTGACATGTCTGCACACTGTACATggttatatacaaacaagatagagacgGGATAACCCGAGGATCATCTTGGAGAAGGCCTGGCAAACACTCCTGGCAGGCGCTAAGACTTGTAGAAACCTCTACCATGCTCAGCCCTCCCTGATCTCCCCAGCTGTTAGTACCTTCTCCCCTTCTCAAATGACTCCCAAAGAGCTGCGATCTCACCAGGAGTCTCCCCTCCAATGATCCAGGCAGCTGGGGTCCAGTGAAGAGAGCGCAGGGCCCGGGTCGGGAAGACTGGAGCTGGGGGACCCTGGCCAACTCACCTgacctctctctgggcctcagtttcttcatctgtagcacttacttcccagagttgctgggaggatcaaattgaaatacaaatgcaaagCACCAAAGCAATGCCAGCTACAGTTATGCTCGGTCTTGTTAATGCAGCTCAGAACCCACTCTGGGGGTCTCATCTCTGTCTTCCTGAGGTTGACCGCAGAGTCTATTCCACCTCCCGGAAGCCTGGCCTATCCCAAGGACACCAACGGAGCCCACGGGCCGGCCGGCCATCAGCTGCTCCTGGGAACGGCCCGCCTTCTTGGTTTCTTTGACCAcatccttcattctttttctgcCTCATCCCCAGTCTGCCCACCCCAGGCCCCCTGGCTGCTCTTGGGGTGAGCCTTGGCTTCCGTTCTTCAGAGGCTGTGCGTCCCATGACTCAAAGCCATCCGTGGTGACAGACAGAATGATAGCTGGGATGGAGGAGATGAGCCACTGTCTCAAgaagaagcttggggtcattaagagAATTTTGCTATTTCCCAAAGGCCAGCCAGGCCACTCCTGCTCAGCTCCAGGCCCAGCTCCCTGTTTATTTCAGGTgtcacacatacagacacagacacagacacacacacacacacacacacacacacacacagatctgCACAACATGGCAACGCCCAACTTTAGATCGGAGTCTGGACACCAGGTCCCCAACCATCATGCACAGCTCTGGGGGGTACGTGTTTTTGTCCTGGTACCCCCAGCCCCTAGTTCAGTGCCTCCCAAACAGCAGGCACTGAATGAGTTTGGAAGGGAAGGAGCTTGGAGGTCTTCTCCAGCCCCTGCTACTCTGGAGCAAGCTCAACGTCCCATCCAAAGAGAAAGCAGACAAGATCCCTTAAGGAGCCCACTATTTGAAAGAAAACAGCCCTTCCTTCTCTGCCAGGTAAGGGTGGGGGCTGGGGCGGCAGGGAGAGCTCTCCAGACTCAGTCTTCCTATCTGTAAAACCAGGGGCTGGATTCAACAGCCCCTCAGCTCccttcttccagctctagttctatCCAGGGATGGAGGCTGCTGGGACTCACTCAGCTCCCTCCACAGGACAAGAATGGTCCACGTTGGCACCACGGTCAGAAGGGCTGCCAGCTGCAGACTCGTAGCCCAGAATTCCGGGGGCAGGGTGTCCCACTGGCCCCCCCAGAGGGCAGTCACAGCGGCGCCCCGACACCTCCAGGGTC
It encodes the following:
- the LRRC42 gene encoding leucine-rich repeat-containing protein 42 translates to MSCYLRSRSCPDPGPPIYVRENGRLHMVSLALDGVTRSLREPRPLRLFPKGFSVELCMNREDDAARKEKTDHFIFTYTREGNLRYSAKSLFSLVLGFISDNVDHIDSLIGFPEQIAEKLFSAAEARHKFTEPGAGLRALQKFTEAYGRLVLCSLCLRNRYLVISEKLEEIKSFRELTCLDLSCCKLGDEHELLEHLTNEALSSVTQLRLKDNCLSDAGVRRMTAPVRVMRRGLENLALLDLSCNPEITDAGIGYLFSFRKLNCLDISGTGLQDVKAVMHKLQTHIGLVHSKVPLKEFDHSGCKTEGWADQIVLQWERVISGAVAGQDKSRTAASRFYGKRPRMEAPTKCPLADSHTNSGEKLQFYKEKAVECHGPSLKREAAVSPELKSTKKRALEEPEKEAPSSSPASRQKYVCLTVEDWDLLNSY